The following coding sequences are from one Lolium rigidum isolate FL_2022 chromosome 6, APGP_CSIRO_Lrig_0.1, whole genome shotgun sequence window:
- the LOC124663262 gene encoding WD-40 repeat-containing protein MSI4-like isoform X2: MKEKGGSRAAVDERYAQWKSLIPVLYDWFANHNLVWPSLSCRWGPQFEQATYKNRQRLYLSEQTDGSVPNTLVIANCEVVKPRVAAAEHISQFNEEARSPFVKKYKTIIHPGEVNRIRELPQNSRIIATHTDSPDVLIWDVEAQPNRHAVLGATDSRPDLILRGHEENAEFALAMCPAEPYVLSGGKDKSVVWWSIQDHISGLGDSSKSETSPGASGSKHSKTANEKDSPKVDPRGVFHGHDSTVEDVQFCPSSVGDDACLILWDARTGTSPAVKVEKAHGGDVHCVDWNLHDVNYILTGSADNSVRMWDRRNLGPGGGAGSPIHKFEGHKAAVLCVQWSPDKASVFGSSAEDGFLNVWDHDKVGKKKNPNSPGGLFFQHAGHRDKIVDFHWNSSDPWTIVSVSDDGESTGGGGTLQIWRMSDLIYRPEEEVLSELENFKSHLASCTPRA; encoded by the exons ATGAAGGAGAAGGGCGGGTCGAGGGCGGCGGTGGACGAGCGGTACGCGCAGTGGAAGTCGCTCATCCCCGTCCTCTACGACTGGTTCGCCAACCACAACCTCGTCTGGCCGTCCCTCTCCTGCCG GTGGGGTCCTCAGTTCGAGCAGGCTACCTATAAGAACCGTCAGCGCCTTTACCTGTCAGAGCAG ACCGATGGAAGTGTCCCTAATACCCTGGTCATTGCAAACTGTGAAGTTGTCAAGCCACGGGTTGCAGCTGCAGAACACATCTCACAG TTCAATGAGGAAGCACGATCACCTTTTGTAAAGAAGTACAAGACTATCATTCATCCTGGAGAG GTCAACCGCATCAGGGAGCTTCCACAGAACAGCAGGATCATCGCCACTCATACGGACAGTCCAGAT GTGCTTATTTGGGATGTTGAGGCTCAGCCAAATAGACATGCCGTCTTAGGAGCAACTGATTCTCGCCCTGATTTG ATATTAAGAGGACATGAGGAAAATGCCGAGTTTGCCCTTGCCATGTGTCCAGCGGAACCATATGTGCTCTCAGGAG GAAAGGACAAGTCTGTGGTCTGGTGGAGCATCCAAGATCACATATCTGGACTTGGAGATTCTTCAAAAAGTGAGACTTCCCCAGGGGCATCAGGCAGCAAGCATAGTAAAACTGCAAACGAAAAGGATAGTCCTAAAGTTGATCCTCGAGGTGTATTCCACGGGCATGATAGCACTGTTGAAGATGTTCAGTTCTGCCCTTCAAG TGTGGGTGATGATGCTTGTCTTATTCTTTGGGATGCTCGGACTGGTACCAGCCCAGCTGTTAAG GTTGAGAAAGCTCATGGTGGAGATGTTCATTGTGTCGATTGGAATCTCCATGATGTTAATTATATCTTAACTGG TTCTGCTGATAACTCAGTCCGTATGTGGGACCGCCGAAATTTGGGTCCTGGAGGAGGAGCTGGTTCTCCAATTCACAAATTCGAGGGCCATAAAGCTGCTGTGCTTTGTGTTCAG TGGTCTCCTGACAAAGCATCTGTGTTTGGAAGCTCTGCAGAAGATGGTTTCTTAAACGTGTGGGATCACGACAAG GTTGGGAAGAAGAAAAATCCCAATTCACCTGGCGGACTTTTCTTCCAACATGCAGGTCATAG GGACAAGATTGTAGACTTCCACTGGAACTCATCAGATCCTTGGACCATTGTGAGTGTTTCTGATGATGGCGAGAGCACTGGTGGAGGTGGAACTTTGCAG ATATGGCGTATGAGTGATCTGATCTACCGCCCGGAGGAAGAGGTTCTTTCAGAGCTGGAGAACTTCAAGTCTCACTTGGCCAGCTGCACCCCAAGGGCTTGA
- the LOC124663262 gene encoding WD-40 repeat-containing protein MSI4-like isoform X1, translating to MKEKGGSRAAVDERYAQWKSLIPVLYDWFANHNLVWPSLSCRWGPQFEQATYKNRQRLYLSEQTDGSVPNTLVIANCEVVKPRVAAAEHISQFNEEARSPFVKKYKTIIHPGEVNRIRELPQNSRIIATHTDSPDVLIWDVEAQPNRHAVLGATDSRPDLILRGHEENAEFALAMCPAEPYVLSGGKDKSVVWWSIQDHISGLGDSSKSETSPGASGSKHSKTANEKDSPKVDPRGVFHGHDSTVEDVQFCPSSAQEFCSVGDDACLILWDARTGTSPAVKVEKAHGGDVHCVDWNLHDVNYILTGSADNSVRMWDRRNLGPGGGAGSPIHKFEGHKAAVLCVQWSPDKASVFGSSAEDGFLNVWDHDKVGKKKNPNSPGGLFFQHAGHRDKIVDFHWNSSDPWTIVSVSDDGESTGGGGTLQIWRMSDLIYRPEEEVLSELENFKSHLASCTPRA from the exons ATGAAGGAGAAGGGCGGGTCGAGGGCGGCGGTGGACGAGCGGTACGCGCAGTGGAAGTCGCTCATCCCCGTCCTCTACGACTGGTTCGCCAACCACAACCTCGTCTGGCCGTCCCTCTCCTGCCG GTGGGGTCCTCAGTTCGAGCAGGCTACCTATAAGAACCGTCAGCGCCTTTACCTGTCAGAGCAG ACCGATGGAAGTGTCCCTAATACCCTGGTCATTGCAAACTGTGAAGTTGTCAAGCCACGGGTTGCAGCTGCAGAACACATCTCACAG TTCAATGAGGAAGCACGATCACCTTTTGTAAAGAAGTACAAGACTATCATTCATCCTGGAGAG GTCAACCGCATCAGGGAGCTTCCACAGAACAGCAGGATCATCGCCACTCATACGGACAGTCCAGAT GTGCTTATTTGGGATGTTGAGGCTCAGCCAAATAGACATGCCGTCTTAGGAGCAACTGATTCTCGCCCTGATTTG ATATTAAGAGGACATGAGGAAAATGCCGAGTTTGCCCTTGCCATGTGTCCAGCGGAACCATATGTGCTCTCAGGAG GAAAGGACAAGTCTGTGGTCTGGTGGAGCATCCAAGATCACATATCTGGACTTGGAGATTCTTCAAAAAGTGAGACTTCCCCAGGGGCATCAGGCAGCAAGCATAGTAAAACTGCAAACGAAAAGGATAGTCCTAAAGTTGATCCTCGAGGTGTATTCCACGGGCATGATAGCACTGTTGAAGATGTTCAGTTCTGCCCTTCAAG TGCACAGGAATTCTGTAGTGTGGGTGATGATGCTTGTCTTATTCTTTGGGATGCTCGGACTGGTACCAGCCCAGCTGTTAAG GTTGAGAAAGCTCATGGTGGAGATGTTCATTGTGTCGATTGGAATCTCCATGATGTTAATTATATCTTAACTGG TTCTGCTGATAACTCAGTCCGTATGTGGGACCGCCGAAATTTGGGTCCTGGAGGAGGAGCTGGTTCTCCAATTCACAAATTCGAGGGCCATAAAGCTGCTGTGCTTTGTGTTCAG TGGTCTCCTGACAAAGCATCTGTGTTTGGAAGCTCTGCAGAAGATGGTTTCTTAAACGTGTGGGATCACGACAAG GTTGGGAAGAAGAAAAATCCCAATTCACCTGGCGGACTTTTCTTCCAACATGCAGGTCATAG GGACAAGATTGTAGACTTCCACTGGAACTCATCAGATCCTTGGACCATTGTGAGTGTTTCTGATGATGGCGAGAGCACTGGTGGAGGTGGAACTTTGCAG ATATGGCGTATGAGTGATCTGATCTACCGCCCGGAGGAAGAGGTTCTTTCAGAGCTGGAGAACTTCAAGTCTCACTTGGCCAGCTGCACCCCAAGGGCTTGA